A genome region from Streptomyces sp. NBC_01296 includes the following:
- a CDS encoding PadR family transcriptional regulator, giving the protein MSIRHGLLALLERGPRYGSQLRTEFESRTGSTWPLNVGQVYTTLARLERDGLVAPGGEDSAGHTLYAITDSGRAELHQWYERPVDRTNPPRDELSIKLAMAVGAPGVDIRAVIQAQRHATIKAMQDYTRLKAQALAAIDSGKSRERDDVAWLLVLEQLIFQTEAEARWLDHSESRLVRLSLPADRRAEPEPPQATDTDAPAAAAAPKPRAFRTPRG; this is encoded by the coding sequence CCTTCTCGCCCTGCTGGAAAGGGGTCCTCGGTACGGCTCTCAGCTGCGTACCGAGTTCGAATCCCGCACCGGCTCCACCTGGCCGCTCAACGTCGGGCAGGTGTACACCACCCTCGCCCGGCTGGAACGCGACGGCCTCGTCGCACCCGGCGGCGAGGACTCCGCCGGGCACACGCTCTACGCCATCACCGACTCCGGACGCGCCGAACTGCACCAGTGGTACGAGCGCCCCGTCGACCGCACCAACCCGCCCCGCGACGAGCTGTCCATCAAGCTCGCCATGGCCGTGGGCGCCCCCGGCGTGGACATCCGCGCCGTCATCCAGGCCCAGCGGCACGCCACGATCAAGGCGATGCAGGACTACACCCGGCTCAAGGCGCAGGCGCTCGCCGCGATCGACAGCGGGAAGTCCCGCGAACGCGACGACGTGGCCTGGCTGCTGGTCCTGGAACAGCTGATCTTCCAGACCGAGGCCGAGGCCCGGTGGCTCGACCACTCGGAATCACGGCTCGTACGGCTCTCCCTGCCGGCCGACCGGAGAGCCGAGCCCGAACCACCCCAGGCCACAGACACCGACGCCCCCGCGGCCGCCGCCGCACCGAAGCCCCGCGCCTTCCGCACGCCCCGCGGCTGA
- a CDS encoding ABC transporter ATP-binding protein, whose translation MPDQQSAPHIQPVPPAPSARPVLQLTKLVRTHGSGATEVHALRGIDLSVYPGELVAVMGPSGSGKSTLLTLAGGLDTPTSGHVIVEGTDITTASRKELAALRRRSIGYVFQDYNLIPALTAAENVALPRELDGTSARKARVSALAALEEMGLGQLADRFPDEMSGGQQQRVAIARALVGDRRLVLADEPTGALDSETGESVLALLRSRCDAGAAGILVTHEPRFAAWADRVVFLRDGSVVDETLRSQADSLLSGQAGR comes from the coding sequence ATGCCTGACCAGCAGTCCGCGCCCCACATACAGCCCGTACCGCCCGCGCCGTCCGCACGGCCGGTGCTCCAGCTCACCAAGCTCGTCCGCACGCACGGCAGCGGCGCCACCGAAGTGCACGCCCTGCGCGGCATCGACCTGTCGGTGTACCCCGGCGAGCTCGTCGCCGTCATGGGCCCGTCCGGCTCCGGCAAGTCCACGCTGCTCACGCTGGCCGGCGGCCTCGACACGCCCACCAGCGGCCACGTCATCGTCGAGGGCACCGACATCACCACCGCGAGCCGCAAGGAGCTGGCCGCGCTGCGCCGGCGCAGCATCGGGTACGTCTTCCAGGACTACAACCTGATCCCGGCCCTCACCGCCGCCGAGAACGTGGCGCTGCCCCGGGAGCTCGACGGGACCTCCGCCCGCAAGGCCCGCGTCTCGGCCCTGGCCGCGCTGGAGGAGATGGGCCTCGGGCAGCTCGCCGACCGCTTCCCCGACGAGATGTCCGGCGGCCAGCAGCAGCGCGTGGCCATCGCCCGCGCCCTCGTCGGCGACCGCCGTCTGGTCCTCGCGGACGAGCCCACCGGCGCCCTCGACTCCGAGACGGGCGAATCCGTCCTCGCCCTGCTGCGCTCGCGCTGCGACGCGGGCGCCGCCGGGATCCTCGTCACCCACGAACCGCGGTTCGCCGCATGGGCGGACCGCGTGGTCTTCCTGCGCGACGGCAGCGTCGTCGACGAGACCCTGCGCAGCCAGGCCGACTCCCTGCTCTCCGGGCAGGCCGGCCGGTGA